In Candidatus Eisenbacteria bacterium, the DNA window CGGTTTTTTGAGATACCGGCTTATTCCAATTTCCTTTGCCTGCCCTTCGTCAAATACTTCGCTATACCCGGTAAAGAGGATGATGGGCATATTCGGGCGGATTTTTAAAACGGCCCGGGCGATCTCGGGGCCGGTCATCTCCGGCATGGTGACATCACTGATGATGAGATCAAATTGATCCGGGTCCGCCTTGAAATGCTTCAGGGCATTCAGGGGGGATGTAAAGCAGCTGACGGCATACCCGGCCCCCTCAAGGGAAATCCTTCCCAGCTCGGTAATGACTTCCTCGTCATCCAGAAGAAGTATATGTTCAATTCCCTTCAGTGATTTGGCATCCGTAGGGCTGCCAGGCCGCTTTACTTCCTTGATGATGGATGGGAAAAGGATTGTAAACGTTGTTCCCTTCCCGGGCGCGGAATCAAGTCTGATTTTGCCGCCCATTGATTCCACGATTCCATGAACAGTGGCGAGACCCATGCCGGCGCCGACATTCACTTTCTTGGTTGTGTAAAAGGGATCAAAAACCCTCTCCTGGACGTTGGGATCCATGCCGA includes these proteins:
- a CDS encoding response regulator, with amino-acid sequence MEDVEEDSRTRICLNHIFEAGQRAGELVDQILTFSRQAAHERSALSIQSILKEVLKLLRATFPATIQIHQQIDPQCHPILGDPAQIHQVIMNLCTNALHAMIENGGQLSISLENIFGGSAVENPVGGAEKDRWVKLTVSDTGVGMDPNVQERVFDPFYTTKKVNVGAGMGLATVHGIVESMGGKIRLDSAPGKGTTFTILFPSIIKEVKRPGSPTDAKSLKGIEHILLLDDEEVITELGRISLEGAGYAVSCFTSPLNALKHFKADPDQFDLIISDVTMPEMTGPEIARAVLKIRPNMPIILFTGYSEVFDEGQAKEIGISRYLKKPITRSLFLKEIQEVLHKTNVREA